One genomic region from Nitrospira sp. CR1.1 encodes:
- the cas3 gene encoding CRISPR-associated helicase Cas3', protein MDKALTHFWAKSSKTDESGWHPLPLHMLDVAASAEVVLAREPESTRARMAAVLGLNWEQARPWLLFLIACHDLGKACPGFQCKWRNLSGLDAGKSPNTDINHAFVSQIALSGWLQEQGWPHELSELVADAVGCHHGERASPSTLDRLSGDRHAIGKDGWTKARHEIVNALIEVLKPTFIPMKESLSGPDFMLLAGLTSFADWIGSNEEWFAFGSPADCDNLESWFEERRVCAEQALNAIGWEPKCPLASKPQSFQDVFGFAPRPLQQAVAEALTELKPPAILLLEAPMGEGKTEAAFFAHLELQRRFGHRGLYIALPTKATGNAMFERTLKFLNGQGMSRQLDFQLVHGGTLLNEAFQQLKPSGIWDEKEGQVRAGEWFTNKKRALLSEYGVGTVDQALLPILPVRHNFVRLWGLANRVVVFDEIHAYDAYTGTLLLHLLRWLLALGSSIILLSATLPPSIRRKLATVVTSKLPEQEAEYPRLSVFQQGHKVQQKSFRADPARRQAVRLEAIDPDLSAMHIELETRLTRGGMGLALLNTVQRAQDLYRLFPDGELLMREGQRTGKRLLDGTEVILFHARFPADRRQQREEQALESFGRLGARSGRKILIATQVAEQSLDLDFDVIATDLAPIDLLLQRAGRLWRHARPNRPVSEPTFLVAGLTGSEPPSFGKPLWWGAVYREDVLLRTWSLMRGKQLITLPDEIDHLVEAVYEEKVDVPELTQERLDKALMTSDGKTIAHTGQANQAIIGFPDDASWNDPARFVLYDEDEPGVHRTLMAQTRLGEDSVVVIPLWEEDSFDLKITPDFDRSKMWFLRALSLARNGVVQKLRKVGMPEGWKESPLLRNCFPLQLNADGRWIEDANVRLDNDVGLVYEPKESA, encoded by the coding sequence ATGGACAAAGCGCTGACACATTTCTGGGCAAAATCTTCAAAGACTGATGAGAGTGGGTGGCATCCTCTTCCTCTTCACATGTTGGATGTAGCGGCAAGTGCTGAGGTAGTTCTGGCCCGTGAGCCTGAATCGACTCGCGCAAGAATGGCGGCAGTCTTGGGGCTGAATTGGGAGCAAGCCAGACCGTGGTTGTTGTTTTTGATTGCCTGCCATGACTTGGGGAAGGCGTGTCCGGGTTTTCAATGTAAATGGAGAAACCTATCTGGACTGGATGCAGGGAAAAGCCCAAACACTGACATCAACCATGCGTTTGTCAGCCAGATTGCGTTGTCAGGGTGGCTTCAGGAACAAGGGTGGCCACACGAGTTATCGGAGTTAGTAGCCGATGCGGTTGGGTGTCATCATGGAGAACGGGCGTCCCCAAGCACCCTTGACCGTTTGAGTGGAGACAGGCATGCCATTGGAAAAGATGGGTGGACTAAAGCGCGGCATGAAATTGTAAACGCGCTCATAGAAGTCCTGAAGCCAACATTCATCCCAATGAAAGAAAGCCTTTCCGGTCCCGACTTTATGTTGCTGGCGGGACTTACCAGTTTTGCCGATTGGATCGGTTCGAATGAAGAGTGGTTTGCATTTGGAAGCCCTGCCGATTGTGACAACCTGGAATCTTGGTTTGAAGAGAGGAGAGTCTGTGCCGAGCAAGCCTTGAATGCAATCGGATGGGAACCTAAATGCCCATTGGCTTCAAAACCACAATCCTTCCAGGATGTATTTGGCTTCGCGCCACGTCCCTTACAGCAGGCGGTTGCCGAAGCGCTCACCGAGTTAAAGCCCCCCGCTATTCTGTTGCTTGAGGCCCCGATGGGCGAAGGCAAGACGGAAGCTGCCTTTTTTGCTCATCTAGAACTTCAGCGCCGGTTCGGGCATCGAGGGCTGTACATCGCCCTACCGACCAAGGCGACTGGCAATGCCATGTTTGAACGAACCCTGAAGTTTCTAAATGGTCAAGGAATGAGCCGGCAGCTTGATTTTCAGCTCGTGCATGGCGGGACATTACTCAATGAAGCATTCCAACAATTGAAGCCGTCCGGCATATGGGACGAGAAGGAGGGGCAAGTTCGAGCCGGAGAATGGTTCACGAACAAGAAGCGGGCACTACTGTCTGAGTATGGCGTCGGGACGGTGGACCAAGCGCTGTTGCCGATTCTTCCGGTTCGGCACAACTTCGTGCGTCTCTGGGGCCTTGCAAATAGGGTCGTTGTCTTTGATGAAATCCATGCCTATGACGCCTATACCGGCACATTGCTTCTCCATCTCCTTCGCTGGCTCCTTGCACTAGGATCATCGATAATTCTTCTGTCCGCCACTCTACCTCCATCCATTCGCCGTAAGCTGGCGACAGTTGTAACTAGCAAGTTGCCTGAGCAAGAGGCGGAATACCCTCGACTGTCGGTTTTTCAGCAAGGACACAAAGTACAGCAGAAGTCCTTTCGGGCTGATCCAGCCCGTCGGCAGGCGGTGCGCCTAGAGGCCATCGACCCAGACTTGTCCGCCATGCATATCGAGCTAGAAACACGTCTTACTCGGGGCGGGATGGGCTTGGCGTTGCTCAACACAGTACAGCGAGCCCAGGACCTCTATCGGCTATTTCCGGACGGTGAGCTGCTGATGCGCGAAGGTCAGCGTACTGGCAAACGTCTCTTGGACGGCACAGAAGTGATTCTCTTTCATGCACGCTTCCCGGCAGACAGACGACAACAGCGAGAAGAACAGGCTTTGGAGTCTTTTGGGAGGCTGGGGGCTCGAAGTGGCAGGAAAATCCTTATTGCTACCCAGGTCGCAGAACAAAGCCTGGATTTGGATTTTGATGTCATTGCGACCGACCTTGCACCGATCGATCTCCTGTTGCAGCGGGCTGGGCGTTTGTGGAGGCATGCGCGACCAAATCGGCCAGTCTCAGAACCCACCTTTCTGGTCGCTGGGTTAACCGGCAGTGAGCCACCCTCCTTCGGAAAGCCTCTCTGGTGGGGCGCGGTCTATCGCGAAGATGTTCTGTTGCGTACGTGGAGTCTTATGAGAGGGAAGCAGCTAATCACGCTTCCGGATGAGATCGATCATCTTGTGGAAGCTGTCTACGAAGAGAAGGTAGATGTGCCGGAGTTAACGCAGGAGCGATTGGACAAAGCCTTGATGACCAGTGATGGAAAGACAATCGCTCATACAGGGCAGGCGAATCAGGCCATCATAGGCTTTCCCGATGACGCGTCATGGAATGATCCTGCGCGATTTGTACTCTACGACGAAGATGAACCTGGCGTGCATCGAACCCTCATGGCCCAGACCAGGCTGGGTGAAGATTCGGTTGTTGTGATTCCCCTATGGGAAGAGGACAGCTTCGACCTCAAAATCACCCCAGATTTCGACCGATCCAAAATGTGGTTCCTACGAGCCTTGAGTCTCGCACGCAATGGTGTAGTTCAAAAACTGAGAAAGGTGGGAATGCCGGAAGGCTGGAAGGAGTCGCCGCTCTTGCGCAACTGTTTCCCACTGCAATTGAACGCGGATGGACGATGGATTGAGGATGCTAATGTACGACTCGATAACGACGTAGGACTGGTGTATGAGCCGAAGGAGAGCGCATGA
- a CDS encoding molybdopterin synthase sulfur carrier subunit, whose amino-acid sequence MVTVRLFGMTKMLAGNQGALSLALPDGRRVKDLVAVIEAAYPKIGELLQKKKVLVSVNQDIAHEDLEVQDGDEIALLPPFAGGSDGW is encoded by the coding sequence ATGGTGACGGTGCGCCTGTTCGGGATGACAAAAATGTTGGCGGGCAATCAAGGCGCCCTCTCGCTGGCCTTGCCCGATGGCCGGCGTGTGAAGGATTTGGTGGCGGTGATCGAGGCCGCCTACCCGAAGATCGGCGAATTGCTGCAGAAGAAGAAAGTCCTCGTGTCGGTCAATCAGGATATTGCGCATGAGGACCTTGAAGTGCAGGATGGGGATGAAATTGCTTTATTACCGCCGTTTGCCGGTGGGAGTGACGGATGGTGA
- the cas6e gene encoding type I-E CRISPR-associated protein Cas6/Cse3/CasE — protein sequence MFLHRIHLDPRCREARRDLADPYQLHATLCRAFSPPDQKCPEGEILWRLEPETGSDGCPRVLVQSRTIPDWDGIGVKGWLSHADPPIDLKSRLKLDALTVGQRFRFRLRANPCVTRNGKRLGLLQLLEQERWIQRKGQSHGFVLPQPYSFDSSETGQERADVRVSQERMLSGRQHHGNSIRIFSVLYDGVITVTDADAFVKVLQAGIGHGKALGLGLLSVAPLP from the coding sequence ATGTTTCTCCATAGAATCCACCTTGACCCACGCTGCCGTGAGGCCAGACGTGATTTGGCTGACCCCTATCAGCTACATGCGACCTTGTGCCGAGCATTCAGTCCACCAGACCAAAAATGTCCCGAAGGAGAAATTCTGTGGCGACTTGAGCCGGAAACCGGGTCCGATGGATGCCCGCGCGTGCTTGTCCAAAGCCGCACGATTCCAGACTGGGATGGCATTGGCGTAAAAGGTTGGCTGTCCCATGCTGACCCCCCCATTGATCTGAAGAGCCGCCTAAAGCTCGACGCACTCACTGTCGGCCAGCGCTTTCGATTTAGGTTGCGGGCGAATCCGTGCGTTACTCGAAATGGTAAGCGGCTCGGGTTGCTTCAGCTCCTGGAGCAGGAACGCTGGATTCAGCGAAAAGGGCAATCGCATGGGTTTGTGCTTCCACAACCGTACTCCTTCGATTCTTCGGAAACAGGGCAAGAGCGGGCTGATGTACGGGTTTCTCAAGAACGGATGCTGAGTGGCCGACAGCATCACGGAAACAGTATCCGCATATTCTCGGTCTTGTATGATGGTGTGATCACAGTCACCGACGCGGATGCATTTGTGAAAGTGCTGCAGGCAGGTATCGGACATGGCAAAGCGTTGGGACTTGGGCTCCTGTCCGTGGCGCCGCTACCTTGA
- the cas7e gene encoding type I-E CRISPR-associated protein Cas7/Cse4/CasC, whose translation MKTLVEIHALQNFAPSNLNRDDTGAPKDAWFGGSRRARVSSQCLKRAVRQHFKGLVENGALVSDDLAHRTKRILERIIKSLVEKGHNEAEADEKTRQALAAMELSIKEDGKSEYLVFLGEREISSIAEIIHEKWKSISATNASPVEGKKAGKAKKQAAQGADPELKKALDKVFDGGQALDVALFGRMLADMPEKNQHAACQVAHAISTHAVEREFDFYTAVDDLKPEDTAGADMMGTVEFNSACFYRYAVVDWEKLNDNLQSDAELAEKGLKAFLEGFVVAEPTGKQNTFAAHNQPEFVAVSIRRNTAPSNLANAFETALRVRKDESLTKVSAEKLVDKSKKLRAVYGGDGQTFVLNLTETKLDGFGTSVNSLKELLEKSLAAVKE comes from the coding sequence ATGAAGACCTTGGTCGAGATTCACGCGCTGCAAAATTTTGCTCCCTCAAATTTGAACCGCGATGATACCGGCGCTCCCAAAGATGCTTGGTTTGGTGGCAGTCGCCGTGCACGCGTCTCCAGCCAGTGTCTGAAGCGAGCGGTGCGTCAACACTTCAAAGGATTGGTCGAGAATGGGGCTCTGGTCTCAGATGATCTGGCCCACCGTACAAAACGTATCCTGGAGCGAATAATCAAATCTCTTGTCGAGAAAGGACATAATGAAGCCGAGGCTGACGAGAAAACACGCCAGGCCCTAGCCGCAATGGAGCTCTCTATCAAGGAGGATGGAAAAAGCGAGTATCTGGTGTTTTTAGGAGAGCGAGAAATCTCCAGCATTGCCGAAATCATCCATGAGAAATGGAAGTCCATTAGTGCAACCAATGCATCTCCTGTAGAGGGCAAGAAGGCCGGAAAAGCTAAGAAGCAAGCTGCTCAAGGCGCTGATCCTGAACTCAAGAAGGCGCTCGACAAAGTATTTGATGGCGGCCAGGCCCTTGATGTGGCGCTCTTTGGGCGCATGCTTGCAGATATGCCGGAGAAGAATCAGCACGCTGCCTGCCAAGTGGCCCACGCGATTTCGACCCATGCGGTCGAGCGGGAGTTCGATTTTTATACGGCCGTGGATGATTTGAAGCCGGAGGACACGGCTGGCGCAGATATGATGGGAACTGTTGAGTTCAACTCGGCCTGTTTTTATCGCTATGCCGTGGTCGATTGGGAGAAACTAAACGACAATCTGCAAAGTGACGCAGAGCTTGCGGAGAAAGGGTTGAAGGCATTTCTGGAAGGTTTCGTTGTTGCCGAACCGACCGGCAAACAAAACACCTTTGCAGCACACAATCAGCCTGAGTTTGTGGCGGTGTCCATTCGTCGCAATACGGCGCCGTCTAATCTTGCCAATGCCTTTGAAACAGCCCTTCGTGTTCGCAAGGATGAATCACTTACCAAGGTGTCCGCAGAGAAGCTGGTCGATAAATCAAAGAAGCTCAGAGCTGTGTATGGCGGTGACGGACAGACCTTTGTATTGAATCTCACGGAGACCAAACTCGATGGCTTTGGAACCTCGGTGAACAGCTTGAAGGAATTGCTGGAGAAAAGTCTCGCTGCCGTGAAGGAGTAA
- the cas5e gene encoding type I-E CRISPR-associated protein Cas5/CasD has protein sequence MPTLLLRLVGPMQSWGTTSRFDQRDTGKEPSKSGVVGLLAAAMGIDRENWDDLQPLTHLSMGVRHDRPGVPKREYQTAGCAGNDSIIKADGTQSKDGVVSHRFYLADAAFLVGLAGNDRALLERVHAALRDPVWPLALGRKSYVPSEPIWMEHGVQDAPLSEAFARWPWIATPRKWEALPEKLLISLESGDGSGVLKMDQLLSSFAERQFGARFVCSEWIPFPKEVTHVSP, from the coding sequence ATGCCCACCCTGTTGCTTCGACTGGTCGGCCCCATGCAGTCGTGGGGGACCACCAGCCGTTTTGACCAGCGTGATACTGGGAAGGAACCTAGCAAGTCTGGTGTCGTGGGTTTACTCGCTGCTGCGATGGGAATTGACCGTGAGAACTGGGACGATCTTCAGCCGCTCACTCATTTGTCGATGGGGGTTCGTCACGACCGGCCTGGAGTTCCTAAGCGAGAGTACCAGACAGCGGGATGCGCTGGAAATGACTCTATCATCAAGGCGGATGGAACTCAGTCCAAGGATGGAGTCGTCTCTCATCGGTTTTACCTTGCGGATGCCGCATTCCTAGTTGGGTTGGCTGGTAATGACCGTGCGCTTCTAGAGAGAGTTCACGCTGCGTTGCGTGATCCTGTCTGGCCGCTGGCTCTGGGGCGGAAATCCTATGTGCCTTCCGAGCCGATCTGGATGGAGCATGGAGTGCAGGATGCTCCGCTGAGCGAGGCTTTCGCACGGTGGCCGTGGATTGCTACACCACGGAAATGGGAAGCGCTTCCTGAGAAACTATTGATCTCCCTGGAATCCGGGGATGGCTCTGGTGTCCTCAAAATGGACCAGCTGCTGTCCTCCTTTGCTGAACGGCAATTCGGCGCTCGGTTTGTGTGCTCGGAATGGATCCCTTTTCCGAAAGAGGTGACTCATGTTTCTCCATAG
- a CDS encoding type I-E CRISPR-associated endoribonuclease Cas2: MLVIVLENAPPRLRGRLAVWLLEIRAGVYVGNYSIKVRDHIWSQVETGIGEGNAVMAWRTNSEAGFDFVTLGINRRIPVEIDGAKLVSFLPESDPGIQNPPSS, encoded by the coding sequence ATGCTGGTCATCGTACTTGAAAATGCGCCACCTCGACTCCGTGGACGGCTCGCAGTCTGGTTATTAGAGATCCGGGCCGGAGTCTATGTCGGCAACTATTCGATAAAAGTGCGGGATCATATTTGGAGCCAAGTTGAAACCGGCATCGGGGAGGGGAATGCCGTCATGGCTTGGCGTACGAATAGCGAAGCGGGATTCGACTTCGTCACGTTGGGAATTAACCGGCGAATTCCTGTTGAAATTGATGGTGCGAAGCTGGTGAGTTTTCTCCCTGAAAGCGACCCCGGTATTCAGAACCCTCCGTCATCGTAA
- the cas1e gene encoding type I-E CRISPR-associated endonuclease Cas1: MADILPPLKPIPIKERLSVLYIEYGHLDVLDGAFVVVDKNGVRTHIPVGGVVCLMLEPGTRVSHAACALAARVGTLLVWIGEAGVRLYSAGQPGGARADRLLYQAKLALDDELRLKVVRKMYALRFGEEPPQRRSVEQLRGIEGARVRETYKRVAAQVGVQWKARNYDVDDWDQGDIANRCLSAATACLYGVTEAAVLAAGYAPAIGFIHTGKPLSFVYDVADIYKFETVVPLAFRIAAKNPLNAEQQVRLACRDSFRQTKLLERIIPGIEEMLAAGEIPRPAPFEEQVPPAIPNQENIGDAGHRT; the protein is encoded by the coding sequence ATGGCTGACATTCTGCCCCCGCTGAAACCCATTCCTATCAAGGAACGGCTGTCCGTCCTCTACATCGAGTACGGCCACCTTGATGTCTTGGACGGCGCCTTTGTGGTGGTGGATAAGAACGGGGTGCGGACGCATATTCCTGTCGGGGGCGTGGTGTGTTTGATGCTGGAGCCGGGCACGCGGGTCTCTCACGCGGCCTGTGCCTTGGCAGCCCGCGTCGGAACCCTATTGGTATGGATCGGGGAGGCGGGTGTGAGGCTGTACTCGGCCGGACAGCCCGGCGGCGCGCGCGCCGATCGCCTCCTGTACCAAGCCAAGTTGGCGCTGGATGATGAATTGCGGCTGAAAGTCGTGCGCAAGATGTATGCACTCAGGTTCGGCGAGGAACCACCTCAGCGTCGTTCTGTTGAACAGTTGCGCGGCATCGAAGGCGCTCGGGTGCGTGAAACCTACAAGCGTGTAGCGGCGCAAGTGGGTGTCCAATGGAAAGCGCGGAACTATGATGTGGATGATTGGGATCAGGGCGACATCGCGAATCGCTGTCTTTCGGCTGCCACGGCCTGTCTGTACGGTGTGACAGAAGCGGCGGTACTGGCAGCGGGTTATGCTCCGGCGATTGGATTTATTCACACGGGGAAGCCGCTGTCGTTCGTCTACGATGTGGCCGACATCTATAAATTTGAAACGGTCGTGCCGTTGGCCTTTCGGATTGCCGCCAAGAATCCGCTGAATGCCGAGCAGCAAGTGCGCTTGGCCTGTCGCGACAGCTTCCGCCAGACCAAGCTGCTGGAACGCATCATTCCCGGCATTGAGGAGATGCTGGCGGCGGGAGAAATCCCGCGTCCTGCTCCGTTTGAAGAGCAAGTGCCTCCAGCCATCCCCAATCAGGAGAATATCGGTGATGCTGGTCATCGTACTTGA
- the casA gene encoding type I-E CRISPR-associated protein Cse1/CasA: MSRFNLIDEKWIPVRFLDGNSVELGIQDALLRAKEIAAIEHQSPLVVAGLHRFLLAVLYRALEGPTDIDQAKKLFKDGLPKEKITAYLNKWRERFWLFDEKYPFGQNHHVSKDEIEPWTKLTVEFNATSNKVLFDHTDTNRPGSREPEECGRWLITTMGFSISGGRGYYPSPSPNAMLCIPLGSTLHDTLCYALIPYPNREVQMADSALWERNPEPLPLARPKRPSMGYADLYSWQPRLILLEELPSGRVASVRFVAGLGFDNPSRQPDPMQPYKVDKEHGKLPVQFRTDRGTWRDFDSLLPDEIGLAPQTIQHALRLAGPNPDGFPKTVFVLGLRYTPPNANVDFWRMEQFILPLAIGSNKTIRHDIKTLLLWAEESQKALWIASRNFARDVLSRGNRLPDKKDIQSIVQQMPIHSWYWSVLESRFHEMLQEYKLNREPDEILCQWLRSVRDAVAQSWGQHRASVSMGDAWAIRALVKAEGPIRAKLRELDEEILKHR; this comes from the coding sequence ATGAGCCGATTCAATCTGATTGATGAGAAATGGATTCCCGTTCGATTTCTCGATGGAAACAGTGTGGAACTGGGCATCCAAGATGCTCTGCTCCGAGCCAAGGAGATTGCGGCCATCGAACATCAATCACCGCTGGTTGTGGCTGGTCTGCACCGATTCTTGCTCGCCGTCCTGTACCGTGCACTTGAGGGGCCAACCGATATTGATCAAGCCAAAAAGTTGTTTAAGGATGGTCTACCGAAGGAGAAAATCACGGCGTATCTAAACAAATGGCGTGAACGGTTTTGGCTGTTCGATGAGAAGTATCCGTTTGGACAAAACCATCATGTCTCTAAAGATGAGATTGAGCCTTGGACGAAACTCACGGTCGAATTTAATGCGACATCTAACAAGGTATTGTTTGATCACACAGATACGAATCGCCCAGGTTCACGAGAGCCTGAGGAGTGCGGCCGGTGGCTGATTACTACCATGGGTTTCTCAATTTCCGGAGGAAGAGGCTATTACCCGTCCCCGTCACCCAATGCAATGTTGTGTATCCCTCTTGGATCAACTCTCCATGACACACTTTGCTATGCGCTCATTCCATATCCAAATCGAGAAGTCCAGATGGCAGACTCAGCTCTCTGGGAGCGCAATCCTGAGCCTCTTCCATTGGCCAGGCCGAAACGGCCATCCATGGGATACGCGGATCTCTATTCGTGGCAACCTCGTCTCATTTTGCTAGAAGAACTGCCATCAGGCAGGGTGGCATCAGTGAGGTTTGTTGCGGGACTAGGATTTGATAATCCATCTAGGCAGCCAGATCCAATGCAACCCTATAAGGTCGATAAAGAGCATGGAAAGTTGCCGGTCCAATTTAGAACCGATAGAGGAACTTGGCGGGATTTTGATTCACTACTGCCTGATGAGATCGGTTTAGCGCCTCAAACGATCCAGCACGCTCTTCGTCTAGCAGGCCCAAACCCTGATGGGTTTCCGAAAACAGTGTTCGTGCTTGGGTTGCGATACACGCCCCCCAATGCAAACGTAGATTTTTGGCGGATGGAACAATTTATCCTTCCCTTAGCCATAGGATCTAACAAGACCATCCGACATGACATTAAAACGCTCCTTCTATGGGCAGAGGAATCCCAGAAGGCTTTGTGGATAGCGTCAAGGAATTTTGCCCGGGATGTGTTGAGCCGTGGCAACAGGCTACCTGACAAGAAAGACATTCAAAGCATTGTGCAACAGATGCCCATCCACTCTTGGTATTGGTCTGTTTTGGAATCACGCTTCCACGAGATGCTTCAAGAATACAAGCTCAACCGAGAACCTGATGAAATTCTTTGTCAGTGGCTCAGGTCAGTGCGAGATGCCGTGGCCCAATCCTGGGGTCAGCATCGCGCTTCGGTGTCTATGGGCGATGCATGGGCCATACGGGCGCTAGTAAAAGCCGAAGGGCCTATACGAGCCAAACTAAGAGAACTCGACGAGGAAATCCTCAAACACCGGTAA
- the moaC gene encoding cyclic pyranopterin monophosphate synthase MoaC, with the protein MAEFTHFNESGRARMVDVGAKASTERLATAQAIVFLQPETLEKIQQGKITKGDVLSVAQVAGVMGAKKTPDLIPMCHPIMLTSVDISFQEITQPDREGRCSILITATAKTTGPTGVEMEAMTAASVAALTIYDMCKAVDRGMSFGEICLLTKSGGKSGTYQRPVPV; encoded by the coding sequence ATGGCCGAGTTTACGCATTTCAACGAATCAGGGCGGGCACGGATGGTCGATGTCGGGGCCAAGGCCTCGACTGAGCGACTGGCCACCGCGCAAGCCATCGTGTTTCTTCAGCCGGAAACCCTTGAAAAGATTCAGCAAGGAAAGATCACCAAGGGCGATGTGTTGTCCGTTGCCCAGGTGGCGGGTGTGATGGGGGCGAAGAAGACGCCGGATCTGATTCCCATGTGCCATCCCATTATGTTGACGAGCGTCGATATTTCCTTTCAAGAAATCACTCAGCCGGATCGCGAGGGACGCTGCTCGATTCTGATTACGGCCACGGCCAAGACCACGGGGCCGACGGGCGTCGAAATGGAAGCCATGACGGCCGCCTCGGTGGCCGCGTTGACGATCTATGATATGTGCAAGGCGGTGGATCGAGGGATGAGCTTCGGCGAGATCTGTTTATTGACCAAGTCCGGCGGGAAATCCGGCACCTATCAACGCCCGGTTCCCGTGTAA
- the casB gene encoding type I-E CRISPR-associated protein Cse2/CasB, producing the protein MSRFIEWLEGLNKKDTKVRAVLRRSLAFDPGTFVPAYPYVEPFIKAESNSWRREMYYLVAGLWAAHLREGRLDGGTTVGTACAAYQAASGSTSVERRFITLLDSDGDQLPHHLRQMMALLKEQSIDFDALLTGLLCWNDEQKRTQNAWAQDFYRTLNDNTEAQPISQEELPA; encoded by the coding sequence ATGAGCAGATTCATCGAGTGGTTGGAGGGTCTGAACAAAAAGGACACCAAAGTTCGAGCCGTGCTACGGCGTAGCTTGGCGTTTGATCCGGGGACTTTCGTGCCTGCCTATCCTTATGTTGAGCCGTTTATAAAGGCCGAAAGTAATTCATGGCGGAGAGAGATGTACTACCTGGTCGCAGGTCTTTGGGCAGCCCACTTACGAGAAGGACGGCTGGATGGCGGAACGACTGTTGGAACGGCCTGCGCGGCTTACCAGGCGGCTAGTGGGTCCACCAGCGTAGAACGACGCTTTATCACACTGCTTGATTCCGACGGCGATCAGCTGCCACACCATCTGCGTCAGATGATGGCGCTGCTTAAAGAACAGTCCATAGATTTTGATGCGCTTCTAACCGGTCTTCTGTGTTGGAACGATGAACAAAAGCGAACCCAGAATGCCTGGGCACAAGATTTCTATCGAACCTTGAACGATAACACAGAAGCACAACCTATTAGTCAGGAGGAACTACCAGCATGA
- a CDS encoding caspase family protein: MAKTTSSSSSKPKGLSLHIGLNAVSPAAYGGWSGDLAACEFDAKDMAAIAKSQGMKSTVLLTKQGTRAKMLTAMRKAAKQLRKGDLFFLTYSGHGGQVPDVTGEETDKQDETWCLYDGQLIDDELYFELSRFASGVRILVLSDSCHSGTVTRAVPPPLDRTNVAGRSKMMPPAVAIRTYREHQAFYNKLQHDVAKAAGKAAAADPDSVLAQLAVSPRLTAIAKKFNASVVLISGCQDNQTSMDGEHNGAFTEQLLKVWNHATYKGTYAKFHAAVKAGLPASQTPNLFTLGAAARFLRQQPFSV; this comes from the coding sequence ATGGCAAAGACCACGTCGTCATCCAGCAGTAAACCGAAGGGCCTCTCCCTGCACATCGGCCTGAACGCCGTGAGCCCCGCCGCCTACGGTGGATGGAGCGGCGACCTGGCGGCCTGTGAGTTCGACGCCAAGGACATGGCGGCCATTGCCAAATCGCAGGGCATGAAGTCCACCGTGCTCCTGACCAAGCAGGGCACGCGGGCGAAGATGCTGACTGCGATGCGCAAGGCCGCCAAGCAACTGCGGAAAGGCGATCTCTTTTTTCTGACCTATTCGGGCCACGGCGGACAGGTGCCCGACGTCACCGGGGAGGAAACGGACAAGCAGGACGAAACCTGGTGCCTGTACGACGGCCAGTTGATCGACGATGAGTTGTATTTCGAATTGAGCCGCTTTGCGTCGGGGGTGCGAATCCTCGTGTTATCGGACAGCTGCCACAGCGGCACAGTCACCCGGGCCGTGCCGCCCCCGCTTGATCGGACCAACGTGGCGGGACGCTCAAAAATGATGCCCCCTGCCGTCGCCATCCGCACCTATCGCGAACATCAGGCGTTCTACAACAAATTGCAGCACGATGTGGCAAAGGCCGCCGGCAAGGCTGCCGCCGCGGATCCGGACAGTGTGCTAGCCCAACTGGCCGTGAGCCCGCGTTTGACCGCAATCGCGAAGAAATTCAACGCCTCCGTGGTCCTCATCTCCGGCTGCCAGGATAACCAGACCTCGATGGACGGCGAGCACAACGGCGCATTCACCGAGCAGCTACTGAAGGTGTGGAATCATGCGACCTACAAGGGGACCTATGCCAAGTTCCATGCGGCGGTGAAGGCGGGGCTTCCGGCCAGCCAGACACCGAACCTGTTTACGCTCGGGGCGGCGGCGCGCTTTCTCCGCCAGCAGCCATTCAGCGTATAA